From one Bacteroides intestinalis DSM 17393 genomic stretch:
- the metF gene encoding methylenetetrahydrofolate reductase [NAD(P)H], producing the protein MRIIDLIHSNEKTAFSFEILPPLKGTGIEKLYETIDTLREFDPKYINITTHRSEYVYKDLGNGLFQRNRLRRRPGTVAVAAAIQNRYNITVVPHLLCSGFTREETEYVLLDLQFLGITDLLVLRGDKAKHESVFTPEGDGYHHATELQEQINNFNKGIFVDGSEMKVTNTPFSYGVACYPEKHEEAPNIDTDIYWLKKKMEAGAEYAVTQLFYDNQKYFDFVERARKAGVTIPIIPGIKPFKKISQISMIPKTFKVDLPEELTCEAMKCKTDEEAKQVGIEWCVKQCKELMEHGVPSIHFYSIGAVDSIKEVAKLVY; encoded by the coding sequence ATGAGAATTATCGACCTGATACACAGCAATGAGAAGACAGCTTTCTCTTTTGAAATACTGCCACCGCTGAAAGGCACAGGCATCGAAAAGCTGTACGAAACCATAGATACTTTACGGGAGTTTGACCCGAAATACATCAATATCACCACACATCGCAGCGAATATGTGTACAAAGATCTGGGAAACGGTTTGTTTCAGCGCAATCGCTTACGCCGCCGTCCGGGAACTGTTGCCGTAGCTGCCGCCATCCAAAACAGATATAATATCACTGTAGTTCCGCATCTTCTTTGTAGTGGTTTCACCCGCGAAGAGACAGAATATGTACTGCTCGATCTGCAATTCCTAGGTATTACCGACTTACTGGTGTTACGTGGAGATAAAGCAAAACATGAGTCCGTCTTCACTCCCGAAGGTGATGGCTACCACCATGCCACTGAACTGCAAGAACAAATCAATAACTTCAATAAAGGTATCTTCGTAGATGGCTCGGAAATGAAAGTGACCAATACACCATTTTCCTATGGCGTGGCGTGTTATCCCGAAAAACACGAAGAAGCTCCCAATATTGACACTGATATCTACTGGCTGAAAAAGAAAATGGAAGCCGGTGCAGAATATGCCGTTACACAGCTTTTCTATGATAACCAAAAATATTTCGATTTCGTAGAACGTGCCCGGAAAGCCGGAGTTACCATTCCCATCATTCCAGGTATCAAACCGTTCAAGAAGATATCTCAAATCAGCATGATACCCAAGACGTTCAAAGTGGACTTGCCCGAAGAACTGACATGCGAAGCGATGAAATGCAAAACGGATGAAGAAGCCAAACAAGTAGGCATCGAATGGTGTGTTAAGCAATGTAAGGAATTAATGGAACATGGAGTACCCAGTATTCACTTCTATTCCATCGGTGCAGTGGACAGTATAAAAGAAGTTGCAAAGCTGGTATACTAA
- a CDS encoding DNA polymerase III subunit, translating to MFFKEVIGQEAAKQRLRQEVQEGRIPHAQLFCGPSGVGKLPLAMAYARYICCPNRTDTDACGTCPSCVKWNKLVHPDVHFVFPIVKKGKKEVCDDYIADWRHLVLNSPYFSLNHWLNEMDAENGQAIIYAKESDEIVRKLSLKSSEGGYKVTIVWLPEKMHVVCANKLLKLLEEPPEKTVFLLISETPDMILPTILSRTQRFNIRKIEETDIANALQQKYGVRPNDSFTLAHLANGDFIKALETIHLNEENELFFELFVSLMRLSYQRKIREMKQWSEQLAGMGRERQKNFLTYAQRMIRENFIYNLHCKEMSYMTLPEQNFATRFAPFINERNVMGMMDELSEAQIHIEQNVNARMVFFDFSLKMIVLLKQ from the coding sequence GTGTTTTTCAAAGAGGTAATAGGACAAGAAGCAGCCAAACAGCGGCTCCGGCAGGAAGTGCAAGAGGGGCGTATTCCTCATGCTCAGCTCTTCTGCGGTCCATCGGGAGTGGGAAAACTTCCGTTGGCAATGGCTTATGCCCGTTACATCTGTTGCCCGAACCGTACAGATACAGATGCCTGTGGCACTTGTCCCTCCTGCGTAAAGTGGAATAAGCTGGTACATCCGGATGTACACTTCGTCTTTCCCATCGTAAAAAAAGGGAAGAAAGAAGTGTGCGACGATTACATAGCTGACTGGCGCCACTTGGTGCTGAACAGCCCTTATTTCAGTCTCAACCACTGGCTAAATGAGATGGATGCTGAAAACGGACAAGCCATCATCTATGCAAAGGAGAGTGACGAGATAGTACGTAAACTCAGTCTGAAATCGAGCGAAGGTGGCTACAAAGTTACTATCGTCTGGCTACCGGAGAAAATGCACGTAGTTTGTGCCAATAAGTTATTGAAGCTTTTGGAAGAACCTCCCGAAAAGACAGTATTCTTATTGATATCCGAAACTCCGGACATGATACTGCCGACAATCCTGAGCCGTACGCAACGTTTCAACATCCGTAAAATAGAAGAAACAGATATTGCCAACGCTTTGCAACAGAAATACGGTGTACGCCCTAATGATAGTTTCACTCTGGCGCATCTTGCCAACGGTGACTTTATCAAAGCATTGGAAACCATTCACCTGAACGAAGAAAACGAACTGTTCTTTGAACTCTTTGTCAGCCTCATGCGTCTTTCCTATCAACGGAAGATACGTGAAATGAAGCAATGGAGTGAGCAACTGGCAGGCATGGGACGCGAACGACAGAAGAACTTCCTGACATACGCCCAGCGTATGATACGCGAGAATTTCATCTATAACCTGCATTGCAAAGAGATGAGTTACATGACTTTGCCCGAACAAAACTTTGCCACCCGCTTCGCCCCTTTTATCAACGAACGGAATGTAATGGGAATGATGGATGAATTGAGCGAGGCGCAGATACATATTGAACAAAATGTAAATGCAAGGATGGTCTTTTTTGATTTTTCATTGAAAATGATAGTTCTATTGAAACAGTAG
- a CDS encoding PSP1 domain-containing protein has protein sequence MDFKLHNGSGSLCCKSCGRQDKQLNTYDWLADIPGNGEESDLVEVQFKNTRKGYFRNSNHIPLEKGDIVAVEATPGHDIGVVTLTGRLVPLQMRKANIKSEADIKRIYRKAKQVDMDKYNEAKGREHDTMIRARQIALNLNLNMKIGDVEYQGDGNKAIFYYIADERVDFRQLIKVLADAFHVRIEMKQIGARQEAGRIGGIGPCGRELCCATWMTSFVSVSTSAARYQDISLNPQKLAGQCAKLKCCLNYEVDCYVEAQKRLPSREIELETKDGTFYFFKADILSNQITYSTDKNIPANLVTISGKRAFEIIGMNKRGTKPESLVEEARQVEPKKPIDLLEQESLTRFDRSRKGKNGGENNGGGNGNGGNNNRKKKKKGNPNQPGDQQSRPRPQGEPRPQGDKPKPQGDQRRGEQPRRNKPKRPNNPPRPQGEKPVGNEKPAQE, from the coding sequence ATGGATTTTAAACTACATAACGGAAGCGGAAGTCTCTGCTGCAAAAGTTGCGGCAGGCAAGACAAGCAACTGAACACCTACGACTGGCTGGCCGACATTCCCGGAAACGGAGAAGAAAGCGACCTGGTAGAAGTTCAGTTCAAGAATACCCGCAAAGGATATTTCCGCAATAGCAACCATATACCTCTTGAAAAGGGCGACATCGTGGCCGTAGAAGCAACGCCTGGACATGACATCGGTGTAGTGACCCTAACCGGACGCCTTGTTCCGCTGCAAATGCGAAAAGCTAACATCAAGTCTGAGGCTGATATCAAGCGCATCTATCGCAAAGCCAAGCAGGTAGATATGGACAAATATAATGAAGCCAAGGGACGCGAGCATGACACCATGATACGTGCCCGGCAGATTGCCCTCAACCTGAATCTCAACATGAAAATCGGTGATGTGGAATATCAGGGAGACGGCAACAAAGCTATTTTCTATTATATTGCCGACGAACGTGTAGACTTCCGCCAGCTGATCAAGGTATTAGCAGATGCTTTCCATGTCCGTATTGAAATGAAGCAGATTGGTGCACGCCAGGAGGCCGGACGAATCGGTGGCATCGGTCCTTGTGGACGCGAGCTCTGCTGTGCCACCTGGATGACTTCCTTCGTGTCAGTATCCACAAGCGCCGCCCGTTATCAGGATATTTCTCTCAATCCGCAAAAACTGGCAGGACAATGTGCCAAACTGAAATGCTGTCTCAACTATGAAGTGGACTGCTATGTGGAAGCTCAGAAGCGTCTTCCTTCCAGGGAGATCGAGTTGGAAACCAAAGACGGTACTTTCTATTTCTTTAAGGCAGATATTCTGAGCAATCAGATAACCTACTCTACCGACAAGAACATTCCTGCCAATCTGGTAACAATCAGTGGTAAGCGTGCATTTGAAATCATCGGTATGAACAAACGGGGTACTAAACCAGAAAGTCTTGTAGAAGAAGCACGCCAAGTGGAACCCAAGAAGCCAATAGATTTGTTGGAACAGGAAAGCTTAACCCGCTTTGACCGTAGCCGTAAAGGTAAAAACGGCGGAGAAAATAACGGTGGTGGAAATGGAAACGGCGGTAATAACAACCGCAAGAAAAAGAAAAAAGGAAATCCGAATCAACCCGGAGATCAACAATCCAGACCACGTCCACAAGGTGAACCGAGACCGCAAGGTGATAAGCCCAAACCACAAGGCGATCAGCGACGGGGAGAACAGCCCAGGCGCAACAAACCCAAACGCCCCAACAATCCACCCAGACCACAAGGAGAGAAACCTGTCGGAAATGAAAAACCTGCTCAAGAATAA
- a CDS encoding gliding motility lipoprotein GldH, translating into MKNLLKNKTSLLKSLILLFIAGFHTACDEQTVYHSFQSLPTEGWQRNDTLFFNVSVADSATLYNVSVEVRNRNNYPYQNLPLLVYYDSPEAPNIKRDTLELRLADNAGIWLGDGWGGLYQSTLPAGFVRIGKAGEYRFKIIHLLPDEVLPGINDVGIKLKR; encoded by the coding sequence ATGAAAAACCTGCTCAAGAATAAAACATCTCTCCTGAAGAGTTTAATACTGCTGTTCATCGCAGGCTTCCACACAGCCTGCGATGAACAGACTGTATATCATTCTTTTCAATCCCTGCCAACGGAAGGCTGGCAGCGGAATGACACACTATTCTTCAATGTTTCGGTTGCAGACTCCGCTACACTCTACAATGTATCCGTAGAAGTAAGAAACCGGAATAATTATCCGTATCAGAATCTACCTTTACTCGTCTACTACGACAGTCCGGAAGCCCCAAATATCAAGCGGGATACATTGGAACTGCGACTTGCTGACAATGCAGGTATTTGGTTAGGAGATGGCTGGGGTGGGTTATATCAATCAACCCTTCCAGCAGGCTTCGTCCGTATTGGAAAAGCCGGGGAATACCGCTTCAAAATCATACACCTTCTACCGGACGAAGTTCTTCCCGGTATCAACGATGTAGGAATCAAATTAAAACGCTGA
- the rodA gene encoding rod shape-determining protein RodA, with translation MVTRRDSIWKSLDWVTICVYLILIAFGWFSVCGASYDYGDRDFWDFSTRAGKQLVWIICSFGLGFVLLMLEDDIYDMFAYLIYIALAILLVVTIFIAPDTKGSRSWLVMGPVSLQPAEFAKFATALALAKYMNSYSFTMKNWKNIWMMVFLILFPMMLIILQRETGSALVYTAFFLVLYREGMPGVVLFSGLCAVVYFVVGIRFDQVFIADTPTPIGEFAVLSMVLLSAAGMVWVYKKKWEPVRNILLVTIGVLLIAYFISEYVTPFNLVWVQWGLCVLVVGYLIFLSLSERHLSYFLIGMFAIGSIGFLYSSDYFFNKVLEPHQQIRIKVVLGMEEDLAGAGYNVNQSKIAIGSGGLTGKGFLNGTQTKLKYVPEQDTDFIFCTVGEEEGFIGSTAVLLLFLILILRLIAVAERQPSTFGRVYGYSVVSIFLFHLFINVGMVLGLTPVIGIPLPFFSYGGSSLWGFTILLFIFLRIDAGRKKRLSAF, from the coding sequence CAGGCAAACAATTGGTTTGGATCATCTGCTCTTTCGGATTAGGGTTTGTGCTGTTGATGCTTGAAGATGATATTTATGATATGTTTGCCTATCTGATTTATATAGCACTTGCCATATTACTTGTGGTTACTATCTTTATAGCTCCTGATACGAAGGGATCGAGGTCGTGGCTGGTTATGGGGCCAGTAAGTTTGCAGCCGGCGGAGTTTGCCAAGTTTGCTACGGCACTGGCGTTGGCCAAGTATATGAATTCCTATTCGTTCACCATGAAGAACTGGAAGAATATCTGGATGATGGTTTTTCTTATTCTGTTCCCGATGATGCTTATTATCTTGCAGCGAGAGACTGGATCCGCATTGGTATATACTGCTTTCTTTTTGGTTCTGTATCGGGAGGGGATGCCGGGTGTGGTTCTGTTTTCCGGGTTGTGTGCAGTAGTTTACTTTGTGGTAGGCATTCGTTTTGATCAGGTGTTTATTGCCGATACGCCGACGCCGATAGGAGAGTTTGCCGTACTCTCGATGGTCTTGCTGTCTGCAGCAGGAATGGTGTGGGTTTATAAGAAGAAATGGGAACCAGTACGCAATATATTGTTAGTTACCATTGGAGTGTTGTTGATCGCTTATTTTATATCGGAATATGTGACTCCGTTTAATTTGGTTTGGGTGCAATGGGGACTGTGTGTGCTGGTAGTTGGGTATCTTATTTTCCTTTCGTTAAGTGAACGTCATCTTAGTTATTTTCTGATAGGTATGTTTGCTATCGGTTCTATCGGTTTCTTATATTCCAGTGATTACTTCTTTAATAAAGTATTGGAGCCTCACCAGCAGATACGTATCAAGGTGGTATTAGGCATGGAAGAAGATTTGGCTGGTGCCGGATACAATGTCAACCAGTCGAAGATAGCTATCGGTTCCGGTGGTTTGACAGGGAAAGGATTCCTGAACGGTACTCAGACTAAGTTGAAATATGTACCCGAACAAGATACAGATTTCATTTTCTGTACGGTAGGTGAAGAAGAAGGATTTATAGGTTCTACTGCCGTGCTACTCTTATTCCTTATATTAATACTCCGTCTGATTGCTGTGGCGGAGCGGCAACCGTCTACTTTTGGTCGAGTCTATGGGTACTCGGTCGTTAGTATATTCCTGTTCCACCTATTTATTAATGTAGGTATGGTGCTGGGATTGACACCTGTGATTGGTATTCCGCTGCCATTCTTTAGTTATGGCGGTTCTTCGCTTTGGGGATTCACTATCTTGCTGTTCATCTTCCTGCGGATTGATGCAGGACGTAAAAAGAGACTGTCAGCGTTTTAA